One Natrinema marinum genomic window carries:
- a CDS encoding endonuclease V: MSDPRPDLVPEPGLSRQEMEDLQREIAAVAVFEDDFAFDPGALSNPLEATATGGSPPVVVGVDQSFLTNAAGEQDRALSAVVAMRGGEVIERVHAVTGLEIPYIPGLLSFREGGPILAALEELSAEPDLLLFDGSGRIHFRQAGIATHMGVVRDVPSIGVAKSLLCGAPREDTDGLPAGSRVPIDANSRVDAPDGTLIGYAVQTRQYDAPNRHINPLYVSSGHRVGPETAAEVVLELASSYKLPEPVRLADKYADEAKKSLDD, encoded by the coding sequence ATGTCCGACCCCCGCCCCGATCTCGTACCCGAGCCCGGCCTCTCGCGTCAGGAGATGGAGGACCTCCAGCGCGAGATCGCCGCCGTTGCCGTCTTCGAGGACGACTTCGCGTTCGACCCCGGCGCGCTCTCGAACCCGCTCGAGGCGACCGCCACCGGCGGGTCGCCCCCGGTCGTCGTCGGCGTCGACCAATCATTTCTCACGAACGCCGCGGGCGAGCAGGACCGCGCGCTGTCCGCCGTCGTCGCCATGCGCGGCGGCGAGGTCATCGAGCGCGTCCACGCCGTGACCGGCCTCGAGATCCCCTACATCCCCGGTCTTCTCTCCTTTCGCGAGGGCGGGCCGATCCTCGCCGCGCTCGAGGAACTCTCCGCCGAGCCCGACCTCCTACTGTTCGATGGCAGCGGCCGCATCCACTTCCGGCAGGCGGGTATCGCGACTCACATGGGCGTCGTCCGGGACGTGCCGAGCATCGGCGTCGCGAAGAGCCTCCTCTGTGGCGCACCCAGAGAAGACACCGACGGGCTACCCGCTGGCTCGAGAGTTCCCATCGACGCAAATTCGCGGGTCGACGCGCCGGACGGGACACTCATCGGCTACGCGGTCCAGACGCGCCAGTACGACGCGCCGAACCGCCACATCAATCCGCTGTACGTCAGTTCCGGCCACCGCGTCGGCCCCGAGACGGCGGCCGAGGTCGTGCTCGAGCTGGCTTCGTCGTACAAGCTTCCCGAACCGGTCCGGCTCGCGGACAAGTACGCGGACGAAGCGAAGAAATCGCTCGACGACTAG
- a CDS encoding SDR family oxidoreductase, with protein sequence MATAEDVERTADDGPDGTVVEDDRDRDRETAGSDTDRYTRKKSVLITGCSSGIGRATARAFLTEDWQVFATARNADDIEDLEEDGCETLEVDVTDPEEVATAVEETVDVAGAIDCVVNNAGYAQMGPLEDIATVDLHRQFDVNVYGPHRLTRAAVPHMRAQSDGTIVNVSSVIGRISFPGAGAYAGSKHALEAMSDSLRGEVEEFGIDVVVVEPGPVETNFTERANDELPDDERTPAYESLYELYDEFELIGGGGSGGPFASDPEDVAEAILEAATSPDPPARYPVGPMAQYGLYARYLPDRLRDAVYGLLRKLA encoded by the coding sequence ATGGCCACCGCCGAGGACGTCGAGAGGACAGCCGACGACGGGCCGGACGGCACCGTCGTCGAGGACGACCGCGACCGAGACCGCGAGACGGCGGGAAGCGACACCGACCGCTACACGCGAAAGAAGTCGGTGCTGATCACTGGCTGCTCGTCGGGGATCGGCCGCGCGACCGCTCGGGCCTTCCTCACGGAGGACTGGCAGGTGTTCGCCACGGCGCGGAACGCCGACGACATCGAGGATCTCGAGGAGGATGGCTGCGAGACGCTCGAAGTCGACGTGACCGACCCCGAGGAGGTCGCGACGGCCGTCGAGGAAACCGTCGATGTCGCCGGCGCGATCGACTGCGTCGTCAACAACGCCGGCTACGCCCAGATGGGGCCGCTCGAAGATATCGCGACGGTCGACCTCCACCGACAGTTCGACGTCAACGTCTACGGCCCACACCGGCTCACCCGCGCCGCCGTCCCGCACATGCGCGCCCAGAGCGACGGCACGATCGTCAACGTCTCGAGCGTCATCGGTCGGATCTCATTCCCCGGCGCGGGTGCCTACGCCGGCTCGAAGCACGCCCTCGAGGCGATGAGCGACTCCCTGCGCGGCGAGGTCGAGGAGTTCGGCATCGACGTGGTCGTGGTCGAACCCGGACCGGTCGAGACGAACTTCACCGAACGCGCGAACGACGAACTGCCCGACGACGAGCGGACGCCGGCCTACGAGTCGCTGTACGAGCTCTACGACGAGTTCGAACTGATCGGTGGCGGCGGGTCCGGCGGCCCCTTCGCGTCCGATCCCGAAGACGTCGCCGAGGCGATCCTCGAGGCTGCGACTAGCCCCGACCCGCCGGCGCGGTACCCGGTCGGCCCGATGGCCCAGTACGGCCTCTATGCGCGCTATCTCCCCGACCGACTGCGCGACGCGGTGTACGGTCTCCTGCGAAAACTCGCGTAG
- a CDS encoding DUF7097 family protein, translating to MEKTPQGTSVGVDDPYEFAGVCDHLTGEGTCRYAFDHYQHDPEFARERAADDYECPVVDPESDWSWVDCPHFRSRNRDRECVRCGLAEKRMAHDDERPLLEEHHLSYERDGETLSHEITIFLCRWCHAKVHNSWARITDDAAPEPEAVAELEGRRSREQSELGFESAAERYEPGDE from the coding sequence ATGGAGAAAACGCCGCAGGGGACTTCGGTCGGCGTCGACGACCCCTACGAGTTCGCGGGCGTCTGTGACCACCTGACCGGCGAGGGGACGTGTCGGTACGCCTTCGACCACTACCAGCACGACCCCGAGTTCGCCCGCGAGCGCGCCGCGGACGACTACGAGTGTCCCGTGGTCGACCCCGAATCCGACTGGTCGTGGGTCGACTGCCCCCATTTCCGCTCGCGCAACCGCGACCGCGAGTGCGTCCGCTGCGGTCTCGCCGAAAAGCGGATGGCACACGACGACGAGCGGCCGCTGCTCGAGGAACACCACCTCTCCTACGAACGCGATGGCGAGACCCTCTCCCACGAGATCACGATCTTCCTCTGTCGGTGGTGTCACGCCAAGGTCCACAACTCGTGGGCGCGGATCACCGACGATGCCGCGCCGGAGCCCGAGGCGGTCGCGGAACTCGAGGGGCGGCGCAGTCGCGAGCAGTCGGAACTCGGCTTCGAGTCGGCGGCGGAGCGCTACGAACCGGGCGACGAATAG
- a CDS encoding ArsR family transcriptional regulator: MLPTDDRDTILSTEDVLETVTAIGDRGRLEVAYAVYAHPADGLTVSEIATEVADGESAVSTRVDALVAGGVLAERMPCLVDPSVEGTEYELTEFGRLLLEEGVLALFDAAESVRDL; encoded by the coding sequence GTGCTTCCGACCGACGACCGCGACACCATCCTGTCGACCGAGGACGTACTCGAGACGGTCACCGCAATCGGCGACCGCGGCCGCCTCGAGGTCGCGTACGCGGTGTACGCCCACCCGGCGGACGGCCTCACGGTGAGCGAGATCGCCACCGAGGTCGCGGACGGCGAGTCGGCGGTTTCGACGCGCGTCGACGCGCTCGTCGCGGGTGGCGTGCTCGCCGAACGGATGCCGTGTCTCGTCGATCCCTCGGTCGAGGGAACCGAGTACGAACTGACCGAGTTCGGTCGTCTGCTGCTCGAGGAAGGCGTGCTGGCGCTGTTCGACGCCGCGGAATCGGTCCGGGATCTCTGA
- a CDS encoding DUF192 domain-containing protein, with protein sequence MRLVHEPATDADDEVFDQRTNAVATNVDLADSLVSQARGLMFRRSIPDDYALAFRFDSAAVRDLHMLFVCFPIDAVWVVDGVVERVERLRPWRSFARARADLIVELPAGAAADVEPGDRLKLEDE encoded by the coding sequence GTGCGACTCGTCCACGAGCCCGCGACCGATGCCGACGACGAGGTCTTCGACCAGCGGACGAACGCGGTGGCGACGAACGTCGACCTCGCGGACTCGCTGGTGAGTCAGGCCCGCGGGCTCATGTTCCGCCGGTCGATCCCGGACGACTATGCGCTCGCCTTCCGGTTCGACTCGGCGGCGGTTCGCGACCTTCACATGCTGTTCGTCTGCTTTCCTATCGACGCCGTCTGGGTCGTCGACGGCGTCGTCGAGCGCGTCGAGCGCCTACGGCCGTGGCGGAGTTTCGCCCGCGCTCGAGCCGACCTGATCGTCGAACTCCCGGCCGGCGCTGCGGCCGATGTCGAACCCGGCGACCGGCTGAAACTCGAGGACGAGTGA
- a CDS encoding (R)-citramalate synthase, translated as MPVTHSPEQTIASDRTVRLLDTTLRDGEQAPGVSLSPDEKVEIARSLERAGVSVIEAGSACTGAGERQAISRVTDLDLDARVTSFCRGMRADIDLALDCDVDGVHIVVPASDRHVEGKVGTSREENLEKTAELVAYAKDHDLWVEVIGEDGSRADLDYLEELAGASLEAGADRFCFADTVGHTGPEHTHEAVSRLAELGPVSAHTHDDLGLGVTNALAAISAGADLVHCTVNGLGERAGNVALEEVAIALSHVYDVETLELEELYDLAQIVSRATGIQLAPNKAVIGENAFTHESGIHTDGTLKDDKMYEPYAPETVGRERRLALGKHTGRAGVKAALEEHGVDADDDEIAEIAQRVTELGDRGRRVTDADLLAVAEDVTGDDRDRVVDLLDLTATSGGAVPTASVRLDVDGEERVASGTGSGPVDAAVSAVREALGSMADAELESYHVDAVTGGTDAVVTVEVTMVRNDRSVTVARSEADITRASVKAMVDALDRLLAADQRPLTPADD; from the coding sequence TTGCCTGTAACTCACTCACCCGAACAGACGATCGCATCGGACCGTACAGTGCGCCTTCTCGACACGACGCTTCGCGACGGCGAGCAAGCGCCGGGCGTCTCGCTTTCCCCCGACGAGAAAGTCGAGATCGCCCGTTCGCTCGAGCGCGCCGGCGTCTCGGTCATCGAGGCCGGCAGCGCCTGTACGGGCGCGGGTGAGCGACAGGCCATCTCGCGGGTGACCGATCTCGATCTCGACGCCCGCGTCACCAGCTTCTGTCGCGGGATGCGAGCCGACATCGACCTCGCGCTCGACTGCGATGTCGACGGTGTCCACATCGTCGTCCCCGCGAGCGACCGCCACGTCGAGGGCAAGGTCGGCACTTCCCGCGAGGAGAATCTCGAGAAAACCGCCGAACTCGTCGCCTACGCCAAAGACCACGACCTCTGGGTCGAAGTCATCGGCGAAGACGGCTCCCGAGCGGATCTCGACTACCTCGAGGAGCTGGCCGGAGCCTCCCTCGAGGCCGGTGCGGACCGGTTCTGTTTCGCCGACACGGTCGGTCACACCGGCCCGGAACATACCCACGAGGCCGTCTCCCGGCTCGCCGAACTCGGCCCCGTCAGCGCTCACACCCACGACGACCTCGGGCTGGGCGTCACCAACGCGCTCGCGGCCATCTCGGCGGGAGCCGACCTCGTGCACTGCACCGTCAACGGGCTCGGCGAGCGCGCCGGCAACGTCGCCTTAGAGGAGGTCGCGATCGCGCTCTCGCACGTCTACGACGTCGAGACGCTCGAGCTCGAGGAGCTGTACGACTTAGCGCAGATCGTCTCCCGAGCGACGGGGATCCAGTTGGCCCCGAACAAGGCCGTCATCGGCGAGAACGCCTTCACCCACGAGAGCGGGATCCACACCGACGGCACGCTCAAAGACGACAAGATGTACGAGCCCTACGCGCCCGAGACCGTCGGCCGCGAACGGCGACTCGCGCTCGGCAAACACACCGGCCGCGCGGGCGTCAAAGCCGCACTCGAGGAACACGGCGTCGACGCCGACGACGACGAGATCGCCGAGATTGCCCAGCGCGTGACCGAACTGGGCGACCGCGGCCGCCGCGTGACGGACGCCGACCTGCTGGCCGTCGCCGAGGATGTCACCGGCGACGACCGCGACCGCGTCGTCGATCTGCTCGATCTCACCGCCACCAGTGGCGGGGCCGTCCCGACCGCTAGCGTCCGCCTGGACGTCGACGGCGAGGAACGCGTCGCCAGCGGCACCGGCTCCGGGCCCGTCGACGCCGCCGTCTCGGCCGTCCGCGAGGCGCTTGGCTCGATGGCCGACGCCGAACTCGAGTCCTACCACGTCGACGCGGTGACGGGCGGGACGGACGCGGTCGTCACCGTCGAGGTGACGATGGTTCGTAACGACCGCTCGGTAACGGTCGCCCGCAGCGAGGCCGACATCACCCGCGCGAGCGTCAAAGCGATGGTCGACGCGCTCGACCGACTGCTCGCGGCCGACCAGCGCCCACTGACGCCAGCCGACGACTGA
- a CDS encoding right-handed parallel beta-helix repeat-containing protein: MKDDHQSDRSTRTGTTTRRSYVGLLAALGLGGGVAATGSRGDGTAAAQPGGTAGGVSVSDSGTTVGEEVTRLNFAETLSATQSDENAVTVRGETNPNVVDVREDLDVTPEDADLLAAIGDHYHSFAPTERNHRYEIPAGTWHVATNNVHFEAHEYLEIVGSPFAVLKVTDQNVDRLMTVGTLDASLPHAQRTVMRNLQVDIRGEYDAGIARWYTYAYGHMENVSMRGQRDKLNPAYGGDRYTIMVDGVRHTTTNVIRGCTLTNGDTRYDRPTHVGHAIPFSSDIYNHGTNFWEGCQVADYIDNGIYVSGDDGRNVVTGCYVRNCAGAGIRIGPNDNVQDCQITMTEYPGFPWSGLWLENGGGQLVSQLLVNNQVETATEIVRLTQDGPARLTDVHITNEGTDGRAIRVADNDAAPTVFEGCTITDRSSPTVADYAVYVRSSNVTFDNCEFDIDSQSSTDRHGIYVAGGDAIDRLTLDSCTIDADASLRFAESGENHTVESSFFDGLVLSDPDTTLSSVLWVGNRHNGETDFAGERDGWQGDFNFGFDV; encoded by the coding sequence ATGAAAGACGACCACCAGTCAGATCGGTCGACTCGCACCGGAACGACCACGCGCCGTTCGTACGTCGGACTCCTCGCCGCGCTGGGCCTCGGCGGCGGCGTCGCCGCGACGGGCTCTCGAGGGGACGGTACCGCCGCGGCCCAACCGGGCGGGACGGCGGGCGGTGTCAGCGTCAGCGACTCGGGCACGACCGTCGGGGAGGAGGTGACGCGGTTGAACTTCGCGGAGACCCTCTCCGCGACCCAGTCCGACGAGAACGCGGTCACGGTGCGAGGGGAAACGAACCCGAACGTCGTCGACGTCCGCGAGGATCTCGACGTGACCCCCGAGGACGCCGATCTGTTGGCCGCGATCGGGGACCACTACCACTCGTTCGCCCCGACGGAGCGGAACCACCGCTACGAGATCCCCGCCGGAACGTGGCACGTCGCGACGAACAACGTCCACTTCGAGGCCCACGAGTACCTCGAGATCGTCGGCTCGCCGTTCGCGGTGCTCAAAGTGACCGACCAGAACGTCGACCGGCTGATGACGGTGGGCACGCTAGATGCGTCGCTTCCGCACGCACAGCGGACCGTGATGCGAAACCTTCAGGTCGACATCCGCGGCGAGTACGACGCCGGTATCGCGCGCTGGTACACCTACGCCTACGGCCACATGGAGAACGTCTCGATGCGGGGCCAGCGTGACAAACTGAACCCGGCCTACGGCGGCGACCGCTACACGATCATGGTCGACGGCGTCAGACACACGACGACGAACGTGATCCGCGGCTGTACCCTGACTAACGGGGATACCAGATACGACCGACCGACGCACGTCGGTCACGCGATCCCCTTCAGTTCGGATATCTACAACCACGGGACGAACTTCTGGGAGGGGTGCCAAGTCGCGGACTACATCGACAACGGCATTTACGTCTCCGGCGACGACGGCCGGAATGTCGTCACCGGCTGTTACGTCCGCAACTGCGCCGGCGCGGGCATCCGAATCGGCCCCAACGACAACGTCCAGGACTGCCAGATCACCATGACTGAGTATCCGGGCTTCCCGTGGTCCGGCCTCTGGCTCGAGAACGGCGGCGGCCAGTTGGTCTCGCAACTCCTCGTCAACAACCAGGTCGAGACCGCGACCGAAATCGTCCGGCTCACGCAGGACGGACCGGCACGACTGACCGACGTTCACATCACCAACGAGGGAACCGACGGCCGGGCGATCCGGGTCGCAGACAACGACGCCGCGCCGACGGTCTTCGAGGGGTGTACGATCACCGATCGCTCGAGTCCGACGGTGGCCGACTACGCGGTTTACGTGCGGTCGTCGAACGTCACTTTCGACAACTGCGAGTTCGACATCGATTCTCAGTCGTCGACGGATCGTCACGGCATCTATGTCGCTGGCGGGGACGCGATCGATCGGCTCACGCTCGATAGCTGTACGATCGATGCCGACGCGAGCCTCCGATTCGCCGAGAGCGGCGAGAATCACACCGTCGAAAGCTCGTTCTTCGACGGTCTGGTGTTGAGCGACCCCGACACGACGCTCTCGTCGGTGCTCTGGGTCGGTAATCGCCACAACGGCGAGACCGACTTCGCCGGCGAACGGGACGGCTGGCAGGGCGACTTCAACTTCGGCTTCGACGTGTAA
- a CDS encoding 4Fe-4S ferredoxin N-terminal domain-containing protein, which translates to MSSENTDEVSDADDEAFHPLGEAWQDDLEDMLDDTEYDTKLGMEMGKDAMRVTKGELSEEEFHERYHEDVMEEFGEDERPIASPDDVDDAESGSLLSSLTGDESRREVLKKGAAGAGFASLGWGAVDQQEPEQPAVEEAGEVEPDEDATQWGMTIDLEHCDGCLSCVVACNEEHNWDLGANWMYVLAFEDGQVESPEPDNYESVQDFNYLVRPCQHCTDAPCEKVCPTTARHTREEGGLVLTDYDICIGCRYCQVACPYGVNYFQWGEPNVDVEEIDSDMMYDQRDRWVSSRAPRGVMSKCVFDPPRQDGNMGDELVGTTACEMACPPNVIQFGDKNNPASDPERYRSNPARARTVINLYSALPSPDAASSSLQGVDGDLDAVIDAVPEFNTGRIALVAAIQLTQQDYEEEASPGDTLPDKEQTIVEVANAIETTGLDLTSQQTLQQLGLTVEQFQGPQQDVPVSTQADVAQELFEDYVDAPENEFELLGDFGTNPNVDYLGHQPGPEAHQVPGPTSYQDVGMLNVRQKALAEETIGPFGRDVDLGVGETSDSGH; encoded by the coding sequence ATGAGTTCCGAGAACACCGACGAGGTGTCCGATGCGGACGACGAGGCGTTCCACCCGCTCGGGGAAGCGTGGCAGGACGACCTCGAGGACATGCTCGACGACACCGAGTACGATACGAAACTCGGCATGGAGATGGGGAAAGATGCGATGCGGGTCACGAAGGGGGAACTCTCCGAGGAGGAGTTCCACGAACGCTATCACGAGGACGTGATGGAGGAGTTCGGCGAAGACGAGCGGCCGATCGCCAGTCCCGACGATGTCGACGACGCGGAGTCTGGATCGCTGCTCTCGTCGCTCACCGGCGACGAGTCCCGTCGCGAGGTGCTCAAGAAAGGGGCCGCCGGTGCCGGATTCGCCAGTCTCGGCTGGGGAGCGGTCGACCAGCAGGAGCCGGAGCAGCCGGCCGTCGAGGAGGCGGGCGAGGTCGAACCCGACGAGGACGCAACGCAGTGGGGGATGACGATCGACCTCGAGCACTGCGATGGCTGTCTCTCCTGTGTCGTCGCCTGCAACGAGGAGCACAACTGGGATCTGGGTGCCAACTGGATGTACGTCCTCGCGTTCGAGGACGGGCAGGTCGAGTCGCCAGAACCGGACAACTACGAGAGCGTTCAAGACTTCAACTACCTCGTCCGGCCGTGCCAACACTGTACGGACGCTCCCTGCGAGAAGGTGTGCCCGACGACGGCGCGACACACGCGCGAAGAGGGCGGGCTGGTGCTGACCGACTACGATATCTGTATCGGCTGTCGCTACTGTCAGGTCGCCTGTCCGTACGGCGTCAACTACTTTCAGTGGGGCGAGCCGAACGTCGATGTCGAGGAGATCGATTCGGATATGATGTACGATCAACGTGACCGCTGGGTCAGCAGTCGAGCACCCCGCGGCGTCATGTCGAAGTGCGTCTTCGATCCGCCCCGTCAGGACGGGAACATGGGCGACGAACTCGTCGGCACGACGGCCTGCGAGATGGCCTGTCCGCCGAACGTGATCCAGTTCGGCGACAAGAACAACCCCGCGAGCGACCCGGAGCGGTACAGGAGCAATCCCGCCAGAGCACGAACGGTCATCAATCTGTACTCGGCGCTCCCGTCGCCGGATGCGGCCAGTTCGTCCCTTCAGGGCGTCGACGGGGATCTAGACGCGGTTATCGACGCCGTTCCGGAGTTCAATACGGGACGAATCGCGCTCGTGGCGGCGATCCAGCTTACACAGCAAGACTACGAGGAGGAAGCGTCGCCGGGCGATACCCTCCCGGACAAAGAGCAAACCATCGTCGAAGTCGCGAACGCGATCGAAACGACCGGACTGGACCTCACCAGTCAGCAGACGCTCCAGCAACTCGGGCTGACGGTCGAACAGTTTCAGGGGCCACAGCAGGACGTACCGGTCTCTACTCAAGCGGATGTCGCCCAGGAACTGTTCGAAGACTACGTCGACGCGCCCGAAAACGAGTTCGAACTGCTCGGGGACTTCGGCACGAACCCGAACGTCGACTACCTCGGGCACCAACCCGGCCCCGAAGCCCACCAGGTCCCCGGCCCGACCTCCTACCAGGACGTCGGGATGCTCAACGTGCGACAGAAAGCGCTCGCCGAGGAAACCATCGGCCCCTTCGGACGGGACGTAGATCTCGGCGTGGGCGAGACATCGGATTCCGGCCACTGA